The DNA sequence TCGGCGGGTCGCGTATAATGCGGGTACTCCAGCTGGTTATTCGCAAACGATTCCTCGCGGATAGATTCGGAGTTGCCAAGCACACCAGGCAGTAAGCGAACCACGGAATCGACCATGCACCAACCCGCAGGGTCTCCACCTGAAAGAACCATATCGCCAATAGACAGGTCCCCATCAATGTAATCGCGAATACGTTCGTCTACGCCCTCGTAACGGCCGCAGATAAGCCCAAACCCCCCAGATGCCGCGAGGTTATGTGCCCGTGGTTGGGCGAACGGCTCTCCTCTTGGCGAGAGCAGGTAAATGGGGCCATCGAGAGATTCCCGGACAGTTTGAACTGCTTTGTGCAGCGGTTCCACACCGATGACCATGCCTGCCCCGCCCCCGAATGGATTATCGTCCACTTGCCGGTGAACACCTTTACCGTAGTCGCGCAGATTATGAATGGTTAACTCGGCTTTGCCGCTTGTGAACGCTCTACCCACTAAGCCGCCATCGGCTCC is a window from the Deltaproteobacteria bacterium genome containing:
- the trmD gene encoding tRNA (guanosine(37)-N1)-methyltransferase TrmD, which translates into the protein GADGGLVGRAFTSGKAELTIHNLRDYGKGVHRQVDDNPFGGGAGMVIGVEPLHKAVQTVRESLDGPIYLLSPRGEPFAQPRAHNLAASGGFGLICGRYEGVDERIRDYIDGDLSIGDMVLSGGDPAGWCMVDSVVRLLPGVLGNSESIREESFANNQLEYPHYTRPAEYEGKSVPDVLRSGNHKAIAQWRDQQSLAITRENRPDLLDLSKKEG